The following proteins are encoded in a genomic region of Mycobacterium sp. 155:
- a CDS encoding PhoH family protein, which translates to MTDLPVRTYVLDTSVLLSDPWACTRFAEHEVVVPLVVISELEAKRHHHELGWFARQALRMFDDLRLEHGRLDQPIPVGTQGGTLQVELNHSDPTVLPLGFRTESNDSRILTCAANLAAEGKRVTLVSKDIPLRVKAGAVGLAADEYHAQDVVVSGWTGMTEMDVASEDIDTLFADGEIDLAEARDLLCHTGIRLLGGSSHALGRVNADKRVQLVRGDREVFGLRGRSAEQRVALDLLLDESVGIVSLGGKAGTGKSALALCAGLEAVLERRTQRKVVVFRPLYAVGGQDLGYLPGSESDKMGPWAQAVFDTLEGLASPAVLDEVLSRGMLEVLPLTHIRGRSLHDSFVIVDEAQSLERNVLLTVLSRLGAGSRVVLTHDVAQRDNLRVGRHDGVAAVIEKLKGHPLFAHITLQRSERSPIAALVTEMLEEYSPGALP; encoded by the coding sequence GTGACTGATTTGCCTGTCCGTACCTATGTGCTCGATACCTCCGTGTTGCTGTCCGATCCATGGGCATGCACGCGGTTCGCCGAGCATGAGGTGGTGGTTCCGCTGGTTGTCATCAGCGAACTGGAAGCCAAACGGCATCACCATGAGCTGGGCTGGTTCGCCAGGCAGGCGCTGCGGATGTTCGACGATCTGCGGCTCGAACACGGACGGCTGGACCAGCCGATACCCGTTGGGACACAGGGCGGCACGCTGCAAGTCGAGCTGAACCACAGCGATCCGACCGTGTTGCCGCTCGGCTTCCGCACCGAGAGCAACGATTCTCGCATCCTGACCTGTGCAGCCAACCTGGCGGCAGAGGGCAAACGAGTGACGTTGGTGAGCAAGGACATTCCGCTGCGGGTCAAGGCCGGCGCGGTTGGCCTGGCGGCCGACGAGTACCACGCCCAGGATGTCGTGGTCTCGGGCTGGACCGGGATGACCGAGATGGATGTCGCGTCCGAGGACATCGACACCCTGTTCGCCGACGGTGAGATCGATCTGGCCGAGGCCCGCGATCTGCTGTGCCACACGGGAATTCGCTTGCTGGGCGGAAGCTCGCATGCGCTGGGCCGGGTCAATGCCGACAAACGTGTGCAACTGGTCCGCGGTGACCGCGAAGTGTTCGGCCTCCGGGGAAGGTCAGCCGAACAACGCGTCGCACTGGATCTGCTGCTCGACGAGTCCGTCGGGATCGTCTCGCTGGGCGGTAAGGCCGGCACCGGCAAATCGGCGCTGGCGCTGTGCGCGGGCCTGGAGGCCGTGCTGGAACGGCGTACCCAGCGCAAGGTCGTGGTGTTCCGCCCTCTCTATGCGGTCGGTGGCCAGGATCTCGGCTACCTGCCCGGCAGTGAGAGCGACAAGATGGGCCCGTGGGCACAGGCCGTCTTCGACACCCTGGAGGGCTTGGCCAGCCCGGCAGTGCTCGACGAGGTGCTGTCCCGCGGCATGCTCGAAGTGCTGCCGTTGACCCACATCCGCGGCCGCTCGCTGCACGACTCGTTCGTCATCGTCGACGAGGCCCAGTCGCTGGAACGCAACGTCTTGCTGACGGTGCTGTCGCGGCTCGGCGCAGGTTCACGCGTGGTGCTCACTCACGACGTCGCACAACGGGACAACCTGCGGGTCGGCAGGCACGACGGTGTCGCGGCGGTGATCGAGAAGCTCAAGGGCCACCCGCTGTTCGCCCACATCACGTTGCAGCGCAGCGAACGCTCGCCGATCGCCGCGCTGGTCACCGAGATGCTGGAGGAGTACAGCCCCGGCGCCCTGCCCTGA
- the coaA gene encoding type I pantothenate kinase: MPRPSEPSPYVEFDRSQWRSLRMSTPLKLTEDELVRLRGMGEKLDLLEVEEVYLPLARLIHLQVAARQRLFAATAEFLGEPQQNPDRPVPFVIGVAGSVAVGKSTTARVLQALLARWEHHLRVDLVTTDGFLYPNQELNRRNMMHRKGFPESYDRRGLMRFVTAVKSGVDEACAPVYSHLLYDIVPDEKQVVRHPDILILEGLNVLQTGPALMVSDLFDFSVYVDARIEDIEQWYISRFLTMRSTAFADPASHFHHYSTLTDEQAVFAARDIWHSINRPNLIENILPTRPRATLVLRKDADHAINRLRLRKL, from the coding sequence ATGCCGCGGCCCAGCGAGCCGAGCCCCTATGTGGAGTTCGACCGAAGTCAGTGGCGTTCGCTGCGCATGTCGACCCCGCTGAAGCTGACCGAGGATGAGCTGGTGCGCCTGCGCGGCATGGGTGAGAAGCTCGACCTCCTGGAGGTGGAAGAGGTCTATCTGCCGCTCGCCCGATTGATCCACCTGCAGGTGGCCGCGCGTCAGCGGTTGTTCGCTGCCACCGCCGAATTCCTCGGTGAGCCGCAGCAGAACCCGGACCGGCCGGTGCCGTTCGTCATCGGGGTGGCCGGCAGCGTGGCGGTGGGCAAGTCCACCACCGCACGTGTGCTGCAGGCCTTGCTCGCCCGCTGGGAACATCATCTGCGCGTCGATCTGGTCACGACCGACGGGTTCCTGTACCCCAACCAGGAGCTCAACCGCCGGAACATGATGCACCGCAAGGGTTTTCCAGAGAGTTACGACCGGCGAGGGCTGATGCGGTTCGTCACCGCGGTGAAATCAGGGGTCGACGAGGCCTGCGCCCCGGTCTACTCGCACCTGCTGTACGACATCGTGCCCGACGAGAAGCAGGTCGTCCGCCATCCCGACATCCTCATCCTCGAGGGGCTAAACGTCCTGCAGACCGGTCCGGCGTTGATGGTGTCGGATCTGTTCGACTTCTCGGTGTACGTCGACGCCCGCATCGAAGACATCGAGCAGTGGTACATCTCGCGATTCCTGACGATGCGTTCGACGGCCTTCGCCGATCCGGCGTCACACTTCCACCACTACTCGACCCTGACCGACGAGCAAGCCGTGTTCGCCGCACGCGACATCTGGCATTCCATCAACCGGCCCAACCTGATCGAGAACATCCTGCCGACCCGGCCGCGCGCCACCCTGGTGCTGCGCAAGGACGCCGATCATGCCATCAACCGGCTGCGGCTGCGGAAACTCTGA
- a CDS encoding glycine hydroxymethyltransferase, translated as MAADSSSTSSSVPAASGADYADTASAAYQAALRVIESVEPRIAAATRKELADQRDSLKLIASENYASPAVLLTMGTWFSDKYAEGTVGHRFYAGCQNVDTVEALAAEHARELFGAPYAYVQPHSGIDANLVAFWAILATRVEAPELANLGAKHVNDLSEADWETLRNKLGNQRLLGMSLDAGGHLTHGFRPNISGKMFHQHSYGTNPETGFLDYDAVAAAAREFKPLILVAGYSAYPRRVNFAKMREIADEVGATLMVDMAHFAGLVAGKVFTGDEDPVPHAHVTTTTTHKSLRGPRGGMVLATEEFAPAVDKGCPMVLGGPLSHVMAAKAVALAEARQPAFQSYAQQVADNAQALANGFTKRDAGLVTGGTDNHIVLLDVRSFGLTGRQAESALLDAGVVTNRNSVPADPNGAWYTSGVRLGTPALTSRGFDADDFDRVAELIVEVLSNTQPDGSSKAKYKLADGTAERVHAASSELLEANPLYPGLTL; from the coding sequence ATGGCAGCAGACTCGTCGTCCACCTCATCTTCTGTGCCCGCGGCCTCTGGCGCCGATTACGCCGACACCGCCAGTGCCGCCTATCAGGCCGCGCTGCGGGTCATCGAGTCCGTCGAGCCCCGGATCGCCGCAGCAACCCGCAAAGAGCTTGCCGACCAACGAGATTCGCTCAAGCTGATCGCGAGTGAGAACTACGCGTCACCGGCCGTGCTGCTGACGATGGGCACCTGGTTCTCCGACAAGTACGCCGAAGGCACCGTTGGGCACCGCTTCTACGCCGGCTGCCAGAACGTCGACACCGTCGAAGCGCTGGCCGCCGAGCACGCCCGCGAACTGTTCGGCGCACCGTACGCCTACGTGCAGCCGCACTCTGGCATCGACGCCAATCTCGTTGCGTTCTGGGCGATCCTGGCCACCCGCGTGGAAGCGCCGGAGCTCGCTAACCTCGGCGCCAAGCATGTCAACGACCTGTCCGAGGCCGACTGGGAGACCCTGCGCAACAAGCTGGGCAATCAGCGGCTGCTCGGTATGTCGCTGGATGCCGGAGGGCACCTGACCCACGGCTTCCGGCCCAACATCTCCGGCAAGATGTTCCATCAGCACAGCTACGGCACCAACCCCGAGACCGGGTTCCTCGACTACGACGCCGTCGCCGCCGCTGCCCGCGAATTCAAGCCGCTGATCCTGGTCGCCGGCTACTCGGCGTACCCGCGGCGGGTGAACTTCGCCAAGATGCGCGAGATCGCCGACGAGGTGGGTGCGACGCTGATGGTCGACATGGCACACTTCGCCGGTCTGGTGGCCGGCAAGGTCTTCACCGGTGACGAGGATCCGGTGCCGCACGCGCACGTCACCACCACGACGACGCACAAGTCGCTACGTGGGCCGCGTGGCGGCATGGTGCTGGCCACCGAGGAGTTCGCGCCCGCGGTCGACAAGGGTTGCCCCATGGTGCTCGGCGGGCCGCTGTCGCACGTGATGGCCGCCAAGGCTGTCGCGCTAGCCGAGGCGCGCCAACCCGCGTTCCAGTCGTACGCCCAGCAGGTCGCGGACAATGCCCAGGCCCTGGCCAACGGCTTCACCAAGCGCGACGCCGGGCTGGTCACCGGCGGCACCGACAACCACATCGTGCTGCTCGACGTGCGGTCGTTCGGTCTGACCGGCCGCCAGGCGGAATCGGCGCTGCTGGACGCAGGCGTCGTCACCAACCGCAACTCTGTCCCGGCCGACCCGAACGGCGCCTGGTACACCAGCGGTGTGCGGCTCGGCACCCCGGCGCTTACGAGCCGTGGATTCGACGCCGACGACTTCGACCGGGTGGCTGAACTCATCGTCGAGGTGCTGTCCAACACACAGCCCGACGGTTCCTCCAAAGCTAAGTACAAGCTGGCTGATGGCACCGCCGAGCGTGTCCACGCCGCGTCGTCTGAGCTGCTCGAGGCCAACCCGTTGTACCCGGGTCTGACGCTCTGA
- a CDS encoding acyl-ACP desaturase has protein sequence MAQKPVPNALTLELEPIVTAELRRHIDSEDLWYAHDYVPFDQGENFAFLGGRDWDPSQVTLPKNVTDALEILLITKDNLAGYHRELVEHFILEEKWGRFLGRWTAEEHLHAVALRNYLVVTREIDPTANEDVRVEHVMKGYRADTFSQIETLVFMAFFERAHAVYCRNLQAQADEPVLASLMGRIAGDEKRHEEFFANLVSYVLEQHRDETVAAIASRANELDVIGADIDAYQDKVALVAESGIFDKAALRKVISDRITAWGLAGEDQLQEFIST, from the coding sequence ATGGCACAGAAACCTGTCCCTAATGCGCTGACCCTCGAGCTCGAGCCAATCGTGACGGCCGAACTACGCCGCCACATTGACTCCGAGGATCTCTGGTATGCCCACGACTATGTGCCGTTCGACCAGGGCGAGAACTTCGCGTTCCTAGGCGGACGGGATTGGGATCCCTCTCAGGTGACCCTGCCCAAGAACGTCACCGATGCTTTGGAGATCCTCCTGATCACCAAGGACAACCTCGCCGGGTACCACCGCGAGCTGGTCGAACACTTCATCCTCGAGGAGAAGTGGGGCCGGTTCCTAGGTCGCTGGACCGCCGAGGAGCATCTGCACGCAGTCGCGTTGCGCAACTACCTGGTGGTCACGCGTGAGATCGACCCGACCGCCAACGAGGACGTCCGCGTCGAGCACGTGATGAAGGGCTATCGGGCCGACACCTTCAGTCAGATCGAGACGCTGGTGTTCATGGCGTTCTTCGAGCGCGCCCACGCGGTCTACTGCCGCAACCTGCAGGCGCAGGCCGACGAGCCGGTGCTCGCGTCGTTGATGGGCCGGATCGCCGGCGACGAGAAGCGGCACGAGGAGTTTTTCGCCAACCTCGTGTCGTACGTGCTGGAGCAGCACCGCGACGAGACCGTCGCGGCGATCGCCTCCCGTGCGAACGAGCTCGACGTCATCGGTGCCGACATCGACGCCTACCAGGACAAGGTCGCGTTGGTGGCCGAGTCCGGCATCTTCGACAAGGCCGCGTTGCGCAAGGTGATCTCCGACCGGATCACCGCATGGGGTCTGGCCGGCGAGGACCAGCTCCAAGAGTTCATCAGCACGTAA